The Salvelinus namaycush isolate Seneca unplaced genomic scaffold, SaNama_1.0 Scaffold736, whole genome shotgun sequence genome window below encodes:
- the LOC120042640 gene encoding RING finger protein 224-like, with amino-acid sequence MGLMSEDMECCVCLQPYSRREKIPRMLHCKHTFCGLCLQAMSRLQSGLLTICCPLCRWITCTVPSLTLSGSLWVNTEIWDQILDTQQEEEEEERKEANRQTQTTTQYTWSPSKHCGLRIKLQNFLRRMKHNVL; translated from the exons atGGGTCTGATGAGCGAGGACATGGAGTGCTGCGTCTGCCTCCAGCCCTACTCTCGTAGGGAGAAGATCCCTCGGATGCTCCACTGTAAGCACACATTCTGTGGGCTGTGCTTGCAGGCGATGTCCAGGCTCCAGAGCGGCCTACTGACAATATGCTGTCCCCTGTGCCGTTGGATCACCTGCACCGTGCCCAGCCTCACCCTGTCGGGGTCGCTGTGGGTTAACACTGAGATCTGGGACCAGATACTAGACAcacaacaggaagaggaggaggaagagaggaaggaagctaacagacagacacagaccacTACACAGTACACATG gtcTCCATCAAAGCATTGTGGCCTGAGGATCAAACTACAGAATTTCCTGAGGAGGATGAAGCACAATGTACTGTAA